From the Cryptococcus neoformans var. neoformans JEC21 chromosome 6 sequence genome, the window TCCGTTTGCCTGCAAGTCATCACCcgctcgtcttcatcaacgtCTAGTGGTCAGCCAACACAGTTGTCGCATCATGAAGACGACGATGGggaagacgacgatgacgatTTTGCGGTTGCAAGCGGCGAAACCACGAGCGCACCTCTGCCTGAAAAAGCTGCCGAACTGAGAGCCTCTACATCCCTCCTGCGTTCCGCTGTGGCTTTCCGTCTTCAAGGCGTGATGCTTGTCAGTGCCGGTGCCGGCGGCGGCGCTCAGTCAAAAGCGTACAAAGATACGCAACTAGTCAATTCGTTTTTGCAAGCGGACGGATTACGGGCTGTAGAGATCGGATGGGCGATATGCGAAGCCATGCAAAAAGGATGGCTGCGGCTAGGGATCGATGCCGTCGACCTTGTGGTTGCCTCTTTGGGTAACATGCTCAACAGTTATGGCTATGCGCGAGATGAGCGTCTTTTGCAGCTATGCCTCGAATTCCTGAAATGTTCCGCGCCAGTATGGATGGGGAATGATCATAGCAACGACGATGATCTAAAGGACGAAGCCATGCGTCTCGTCTGTTATATCGCTACCAAGATCACCGCGGGATCCATCACTTCGTGGAGAGTCAGACTGGCCATGCTGCGTTTTATCGAAGCGTTCTTGCACTACGACTCGGCGTCAAAATTGTGGGCGGATTGTATGGtgcaggaagaggcagaggaggaggaggacgatgtGAGcatggaagatgaaaacCATCTGTTTCACTACATTGCCCAGTCTTTGAGCGATCCGGATATGCGAGTTCGAGCGCGGGCGGCTACCACGGCTGCCAGCGCCCTCTATCGAccctccatccatccttccGAACACCCAATCATCTACGATCAAGTTTCAAACTCACAGGCTGGTGATCCTACATTCGCCGAGCACTACCTCTCATACGTACTGTGGAAGCTCAATTGCTGCATCGCTTCTGCCAAACAACGCCAAACGGTCATTTTCGATTTGTACGAAGCGGCAATAGGTGGTACCGAGTATAGTGATCATCTTCAGGCGGGCCTCAATGCCGTAGCGCGCAGACTCGGTCTTCCTTCAATAACGGCACTCTATCTCCCGTATGCGCCTACAACCACCATCAGTCATGATACTTCACGGTCGTCAGCCATCACGTTTGTGTTGAATACCACTCACCGATTGTTTGGGCTTTCCAACCGCTCCGCCTTCTTTACCGCCTGTTTGGAACACGCTGGAGCTTACATGCTCTATTGTGGTAAAATTGGGCTTTTCACTTCCGCCTGTGACGCAGCTGGCGTTTTGCCCGAAGATCTTGCGCTTCAACTTTCTGTTGCCGCTGCAGCCATGGCCATGGCACTGCCTTTATCGAATGATAAAGCAACGAACGTCAGCATGAACAAGTGTAAAGCCGAGGCGTTGGCGCTCCTCAGTAGCTTCCCCGGCATATCAGGCCCTGACGCCGCCGAAGAGTTTCTCCATAGCTATGCTAACGGAGTGGCAGCTCATTTATGGGAGTTGATGGATCTAGAGTCGTCAGTCGATGAAATCGTCGCTTGGTTTGACAAGACGGAGAAAGAGTCCGCTGCCGGGATCGCGTTCGCCCAGATGATGGCGCACGACAATGCAAAGACGGGAAGAGTCAAAGCTATCAACCCGGCCGCATCTTTTCAAAGCATTCACAACGTCTGCAGGTTTCTAGAAAAGAACTATAGCAGTATCTCTCTCCATGCGTTCACCTTTGCTGCTATCCTACGCCTCACATCCCTCATCAACAATGCCTTTCTCGTCAGTGAGCAAAGGCGTTACTTGCGAGCTTTGGCAATGCTCCTTTCAGTTCATCAAGGGACGCTTCAGCGTCCACTTATCTGGGAGGCATTTCTTACCGAGACCATAACCCTTTTACTCCAGCCGGACATCTGTCGTACGGTACTGTCCATGGTGATGTGGGCTTTTGACTGGCTTGAGTCACTATCCTCGACGCCTTCAAAATTGGTCAACATATTTTGCCAGCTTGGCGAAATTCGCATTGAACTCGGCGGGTCTGGTACGCCGGGCAGTCAGCCTAACCAGATGGGTGATGCACTCGAGGATTGGATCGTTAAAATGAGTCCGAAATGGTTCAAGTCGCAAATCAGCCAAGAGGCTTTTGAACGAGCTGTCGCTCTATGGCCTGATAGCCTAAGAAGCCGTCTATCCGTACACGCATCCCCTCTGTCTTTAAGAGATCTGGATGACTTGAGTCAGAATGACGCAGTGCACAATGCTGGCCAGCTTTGCAAgcatttccttcatctcgcTGACGCAGACCACGGGCAAGACGTCGTATCAGTCTTTGTTGACTCGACTTTTTGGTCTTTAAAGGATAAAATAAGTAGTGTCTGGGATAAGGAAGGCATAAATGCCTTTCAAGATCTCCTCTACCTCTGCAACGGTGAGGTGAGGGCGCCTTCCCTAAACTTTTACGGTCAGGACACTTTCTCTAAAGCCCTCAATGCTACGACTGGGGAACACAAAAAAACAGAAGCAATGAACGCACTCTATCATGCAATGTGCAAAACCATGGTGCAGCTTTTGCATGATCGTCGTCCGCAGATCAGGTCCGCCGCGTACCGCTGCCTGCAAAGAATGAAGCCAATCCTTACTGGAAAGGACCTGAAAGAGCTCCCCGCGGATGTCTCTGACGTCGTACCGATTCTCGTTCCCATCCCGATCGGCTCTGTTAGACAAAGTCAGGCCATGAAGCTTGATGGTGTCATAAACAATGCGACTTGGAACAAGAAGGCAGAACACTTCGCCACTTGGTCCCTTGAACTTTCGAGACTCCTATGCAAAACCGCATCACAACATGACAAGTTCTTTTTGTCTTTCGAACCTCTGCTGTCGACaccactccttcctcttcaccactTCCTGGGGCATTTTGTACACGCAGCTCTCGTCTGCAGTCGTTCCATGTCTTCCGAGCGCTCGAAAGCCATCTCAGAACATTTTGAAACTGTATTACAAAACCCTTTTGCCTCTATAGAGGCTGTACGGTCAATAGTCAACATCGTCCTTCAGCTTCGAAGATATGAACATCCATTCACGTCAGGAATGCTAGGTTATAACGCTTGGCTCTCTGTAAACTTTGTCGATCTAAGCAAAGCCGCAGTCAAATGCGGTTTGTATGTTTCGGCATTACTGTTCCTTGAGCTTGCGAATGACCAAGGGGAATCATTAGATCTTGCAGAACCCAGAGTACGGCAGGTAAGTGCTGGAATCATTCTAACAGTCAATCTTGGCTAATGATGCGCAGATAATGTACGACATTTACAGTAATGTGGAAGATCCCGACGGCTTCTACGGCATACATAACAAGGACATCCGAGATTCCCTACGACGCCGACTTGAGCACGAGGGTTTGTCCTGGCAAGCGCTTGGATGGGCAGGAGCAGTCTACAATGTTGATGGGAATGATTCTAGATCGGCTATTCCAGtccttcatcaccttcacGACATCGGTCTATCTCGTCTTGCATCCGTCGTGGCTACTGAAACTAGAACGAGCGGGTCTGTTCCTCTGGATGATCCTTTTTTTGCCGACTTGAGCTGGCGTACAGGCGACTGGAATCTTCCTATCGGTAGGGAATCTAGCGCAACATCTTCTGGATTACTGTACTCGGCTTTGAGTGCTGTTCACCGTAGTAAAAGCTACGAGTCAGCCTCCAAGATCGTTGATAAGGCGGTACGCGCAGAAATGACGCGTTTGGGTGGCCTTCAGAAGGAAATGCTGACATCTATTCAATCGACGGTAACAAATTTATTATGTCTCCGAGAGTTGAATCGCTGGTTGGACCCTCAACTGCAACAAGGCATGCAAGAAGTAATCGATAAGGGTACCCTTCGCGATCTACAAGATATTAATGATAAATTTGAGTGGGTGCACTTCAGAACACATCCCCCATCTCACTGCTAATCATGACGACTAGGTTTGCAAGTGCCGAAAGAATAATTGCTACTCGTCTTTCAGTGTTTGATTCAGTCAAGCAACGCGAGAGTCAAGATATGATCGGCGATGCCCTTACTCCCAAAATGGAACTCGTGACTAAAGCAGAAAGCACGTGTCATATCAAGCTCAGCAGGCTAGCTCTCAAGTCGAACAATCTCCAAGCTGCTATCAATTCACTGACAGCTTTACAAAAACTGCAAACCTATGTTGGAGTGATAGATGAGGCGCAGGACGTTTTTTGCGAAGTGTTGTGGAAACAAGGGGAGCATACACTAGCTATCCAGTTGTTGGAGGATCTTCTCCTgcgggagaaagagaagaaatccAAAGGACAGAGAATCCCTGCTCTTGAAGGACGTTTGGTGAGTTCTCTTGAGACTTTCGAGATGAATATCATATCTTATACGTCTTTTAGGCTCATTGGGCGTCGGAAGCTCGGCTCAAAGCAGCCAACGAAATCTTCGGAATGTTTTCAAATGTCACCAAGTCTATCAAGAGATCGACAGCGGATGTATCAGAGCACGCAGAAATCTTTTACCAGTTCGCCTGCTTTGCAGATAAGCAATATGTTAGCCAATCATCTTCGGCCGACGTCAAACAACTTAAAGAGTACAGCAAACTTCGTGCTTCTCAGGCTTTGCGACTTTCAGCAAGACAATCTCGAGCTCGTGAAAGTGACCAAAAAGATTCAGCCGTTCGCGAAGCTGAAcgcgatgaagaaaaacTGAAGAAGTTTGAGATGCAGCAAAAGCAATACCTTAACGCTGCTTTACAGTTCTACGCAGAGGCTGTTAGCATGAGCGATAACTTCAACGACTGCATCACCCGATTAGTTACTCTATGGCTCGAGAACGACGAAAATGAAGAGAGTAATGTGACCTTTTCTCGCGCCGCTCACAAAGTGCCGTCATACaaattcatcttccttggtcCTCAGCTCGCTGCTCGTCTTCACCGCCCAGAATCCCCCACCATCTTTAATTCCACTCTCAATGGGCTTATGTTCCGAATGAGTCAGGATCACCCTTATCATACCCTTTATCATGTCATACCGCTGCTTTGGGAACATAAGCAGCCACAGTCAACAAACTCCTCAATGCTTGGGCGCAAGAGTGCGGCTGATGACATTATGAGGAGATTGGCAAGTTCAGCGTCAAATCGGCTGGCTGTTGGTGCAGCAAAATCTATGAAAAGGTTTGTAGCAATTGCGATGGAATGGACTTCTTTCTTCGAGAAAGATAAGCGTTTGGAGTACAAGCTTCCAAGTGACAGTCCACTTAGAAAGGCTCCCCGAGATATACCTGTTGCCACTAGCACCCCATCGATAGACGTTACTTGTCAATACAAAGATATCGCCACCTTCGACCACTTCTCCGAGTGGTATACAAGGGCTGGCGGGCTATCCAGGCCCAAAGTCATGACATGTTTTGATTCCAACGGACAAAAATATACTCAACTGGTATGTCTTGCTCTAGTTCTTGACTGAATAGGCTGAACTAATTTGCTTTGTATAGTTTAAGAAAGACGACGGATTCCGGCAGGATGCAGTAATGGAGCAAATTTTCGTTCTTGTCAACGATCTCCTGAATCGAAATCGTCAAACTCGTTCCAGGAAACTTCGATACAGAACATATGGAGTATTGGCCCTCCCAGAAGCTACTGGCGTAATTGAGTTTGTCGTGGGCACGAAACCTCTGATCAAGTACTTACCACCAGCCCATGAGAAGTAAGTGTAAGGGACGAAATAAGATATTGCTGACGCAGCCATCTTCAGATATCATCCCAAGGACATCACTTCCCATGATTTTTTAAAGGCGATGCAGGAAGTGCAGTCGGTAAAAAACAACGACGAAAAGATTATTCAAGTGTGGACAAAACTGAAGAAACGCTTCCGCCCTGTCATGCGGCACTTATTTACTGAGAAATATCGTGATCCAATGGCTTGGTTTTCGATGAGACTGACTTATGCTCGGAGCCTTGCTGTGACAAGTATTGTTGGTTGGGTTCTGGAAATAGGTGACAGGCACTGTTCCAATATCCTCATGGACGAGTGTACAGGGGAGCTCGTTCACATTGATTTTGGCATTGCTTTCGGGGCAGTAAGTAATAATGCCAATGATTTCACCAATAGCTAACTGGATATTATTAGGGACGTATACTCCCAATCCCTGAGCTTGTACCTTTTCGTCTCACAGATGACTTAGTCGATGCTTTAGGTGTCACTGGGGTGAATGGTACATTCCGACAATGTTCGCAACTTGTACTCCAGACCCTCATCGATTCCTCAGATGTCATACTTACCATCCTGGAAGTATTCAAACAAGATCCACTTCATACGTGGATGGTGGATGAcaaaatgaagaaagcaCAAGATGGCAATCACAAAATGTATCCAGAGCGTGGACAAGAAAAGGCCGACAGGATCATGAGGGAAACAAGAGAAAATCTTTCGAAGGAGCTGTCAGTACAATACCGGGTCAATCAGCTCATCCAAGAAGCTCGGGACGTAAACAATTTAGCGACTATCTTCCGGGGTAAGTTTTAACGCACTATCTTTGTATTTCGTTGTTCACTGATATCGTCCCACAGGATGGCACTCTTGGTTGTAATCTGTAAATGTTAAATGTTTGTAAACTGCAAATGAATGAGATGCTTGCATTGGTG encodes:
- a CDS encoding telomere length control protein, putative — translated: MRHQLVLPPRIFAPALLDYSKALSTLLAYPPHVESLDRHTWLALMSMCFAAILGDDLVSDDQMDDADMLGVAAELERLDAENVPPHRPPVTLNTSSLVQIIPALLCSTVSPIVPPTMKSGDTLTAGQKVGLGIVLKIRRFFTMYPHVTIYHLHLLTALNTVLSDMELNCRDLFLLGSVKIFPHLVTLWAAPERDRDRRIPEQIAIAIHRILPHLAHSAELQGAQDVTENVERLMEMLAKESTMSRGIEPLDLGSMRLKTVAARGRHHFAACPFETRSFSAGHHFTVDHALSWTAIEIYCDACLHLYQTRAFPSTATPSRQSTPSKRRKLENPLASLVSAVGMGRPESRLIALQTLVFVIDRHWSKLAKDIQSDIRRTLVSLLTDDSETLQSWAYIALSTIILSSYTAGANENNNDENNNDGQSQDDWKQVWSFALRKCHLPGPSRSASHAAAVLLQFDKVDSPSTIRGIQTMLTTIAVQGPPTAHDSVCALYSIALEAARSDIQLYSLNLEEQVLSWLEKTFAREKFERDKMDQRLDQATPGDILRLFSAVSRIQYHVPLAEPVTKEFLPDSAVVSYALERAKTQPIRDFLLYHTCPTPPPPPPPLDDSHTTPLLAASENHSTFLGGRPRRLSELLLSILNATTAQWETKPVISSGERPRRCVDLVALGLAFQGLLQLDGYIPHAACINAAIRLLHLLKPSLTSSDLSIPSLDLVWRGLRCLADVPLAKEEEEEEEEDWPILVKPDVQSGIRQDLLPPTMYDTPPQEEEAESSDPPKRFTQYPPTFPSTLLPTPTPITPSSLSTFQSQSNSASLVHAIWRLPDVSAALQGLFSVCLQVITRSSSSTSSGQPTQLSHHEDDDGEDDDDDFAVASGETTSAPLPEKAAELRASTSLLRSAVAFRLQGVMLVSAGAGGGAQSKAYKDTQLVNSFLQADGLRAVEIGWAICEAMQKGWLRLGIDAVDLVVASLGNMLNSYGYARDERLLQLCLEFLKCSAPVWMGNDHSNDDDLKDEAMRLVCYIATKITAGSITSWRVRLAMLRFIEAFLHYDSASKLWADCMVQEEAEEEEDDVSMEDENHLFHYIAQSLSDPDMRVRARAATTAASALYRPSIHPSEHPIIYDQVSNSQAGDPTFAEHYLSYVLWKLNCCIASAKQRQTVIFDLYEAAIGGTEYSDHLQAGLNAVARRLGLPSITALYLPYAPTTTISHDTSRSSAITFVLNTTHRLFGLSNRSAFFTACLEHAGAYMLYCGKIGLFTSACDAAGVLPEDLALQLSVAAAAMAMALPLSNDKATNVSMNKCKAEALALLSSFPGISGPDAAEEFLHSYANGVAAHLWELMDLESSVDEIVAWFDKTEKESAAGIAFAQMMAHDNAKTGRVKAINPAASFQSIHNVCRFLEKNYSSISLHAFTFAAILRLTSLINNAFLVSEQRRYLRALAMLLSVHQGTLQRPLIWEAFLTETITLLLQPDICRTVLSMVMWAFDWLESLSSTPSKLVNIFCQLGEIRIELGGSGTPGSQPNQMGDALEDWIVKMSPKWFKSQISQEAFERAVALWPDSLRSRLSVHASPLSLRDLDDLSQNDAVHNAGQLCKHFLHLADADHGQDVVSVFVDSTFWSLKDKISSVWDKEGINAFQDLLYLCNGEVRAPSLNFYGQDTFSKALNATTGEHKKTEAMNALYHAMCKTMVQLLHDRRPQIRSAAYRCLQRMKPILTGKDLKELPADVSDVVPILVPIPIGSVRQSQAMKLDGVINNATWNKKAEHFATWSLELSRLLCKTASQHDKFFLSFEPLLSTPLLPLHHFLGHFVHAALVCSRSMSSERSKAISEHFETVLQNPFASIEAVRSIVNIVLQLRRYEHPFTSGMLGYNAWLSVNFVDLSKAAVKCGLYVSALLFLELANDQGESLDLAEPRVRQIMYDIYSNVEDPDGFYGIHNKDIRDSLRRRLEHEGLSWQALGWAGAVYNVDGNDSRSAIPVLHHLHDIGLSRLASVVATETRTSGSVPLDDPFFADLSWRTGDWNLPIGRESSATSSGLLYSALSAVHRSKSYESASKIVDKAVRAEMTRLGGLQKEMLTSIQSTVTNLLCLRELNRWLDPQLQQGMQEVIDKGTLRDLQDINDKFEFASAERIIATRLSVFDSVKQRESQDMIGDALTPKMELVTKAESTCHIKLSRLALKSNNLQAAINSLTALQKLQTYVGVIDEAQDVFCEVLWKQGEHTLAIQLLEDLLLREKEKKSKGQRIPALEGRLAHWASEARLKAANEIFGMFSNVTKSIKRSTADVSEHAEIFYQFACFADKQYVSQSSSADVKQLKEYSKLRASQALRLSARQSRARESDQKDSAVREAERDEEKLKKFEMQQKQYLNAALQFYAEAVSMSDNFNDCITRLVTLWLENDENEESNVTFSRAAHKVPSYKFIFLGPQLAARLHRPESPTIFNSTLNGLMFRMSQDHPYHTLYHVIPLLWEHKQPQSTNSSMLGRKSAADDIMRRLASSASNRLAVGAAKSMKRFVAIAMEWTSFFEKDKRLEYKLPSDSPLRKAPRDIPVATSTPSIDVTCQYKDIATFDHFSEWYTRAGGLSRPKVMTCFDSNGQKYTQLFKKDDGFRQDAVMEQIFVLVNDLLNRNRQTRSRKLRYRTYGVLALPEATGVIEFVVGTKPLIKYLPPAHEKYHPKDITSHDFLKAMQEVQSVKNNDEKIIQVWTKLKKRFRPVMRHLFTEKYRDPMAWFSMRLTYARSLAVTSIVGWVLEIGDRHCSNILMDECTGELVHIDFGIAFGAGRILPIPELVPFRLTDDLVDALGVTGVNGTFRQCSQLVLQTLIDSSDVILTILEVFKQDPLHTWMVDDKMKKAQDGNHKMYPERGQEKADRIMRETRENLSKELSVQYRVNQLIQEARDVNNLATIFRGWHSWL